A segment of the Mogibacterium diversum genome:
CCAGATGCGATAGGAAAACTGATTGCTGAGTCTGAGCTCAAAGACCTTGGAATTCATACAGAACTGCTAGTAAATGCTTATCTCGATATGCACAAGGCAGGTAAGATAACAAATTTAAATAAGCATGACATCATGAGAGGTAAATCGGTGTTCAGTATCGCCCACGGTACAAAAGAATTATTCGACTGGGTTTCAGATAACCCTAGCATGTGCTGTGCTCCAATAAATTATGTAAACGACCTTTCAGTAATAGGAGAAATTGACAACTTCGTATCCATAAACAGTTGTATCGCGGTGGATTTATTTGGACAAATTTCAGCAGAAAGTGCGGGAACTAGGCATATAAGTGGAACTGGAGGGCAGCTTGATTTCCTCACTGCAGGTTTCAAGAATCCTAGAGCTCAGAGCTTTATCGCACTTCCTTCTACATATACAGATAAAAAAGGAAATCTACATTCGAATATCAAACCTACGTTTACTGGTGGCGACATAATTACGGATCCGCGAAGTCAGGCATATACTATGGTAACTGAGTATGGCATAGAAAATCTCGCAGGAGCTTCAGTATGGGAACGTGCCGAAAAGCTGATTAACCTAGCACATCCTGATTTCAGAGAGGAACTCATTGAGTCAGCAAAGAAGGTAAATGTATGGAGACAATCAAATAAGAGATAGATTTTGTTGATAATAGACTTATAATAGGTACATTAAGGCGCCCTTTGGGGTGCCTTATATATTATATTGTGTGTTATAATTAGCGAATGGATCAATATTACGTATTTATGATAATTAAATCGGTAATTTCAGTAATTATCGCATTACTGCTAGGCAATGGTACAGTTGTCTGGTTTAATAACATGCCTGTGAGATGGTTTCAGGAGGAGGGAGAAAATCTCCCATCATCACTTATCGCAGATATTGAAAGTGAGAGACAGAGACTTCCTAGCACTCCGTGGAAGCTCGTTTTCACTGTATTCTTCGGAGCAAGCGGCGTATTTTTGTCCATCAGGGAATCATCACAGTTTATGATTGCCGGTATGCTTTTGATATTCATTGTTACCATGATGGCAATATGTGATGCCAAGTATCGCATAATTCCTGACCAACTGAACGTGCTATTAGCCGTATCAGCAGTTGGTTTCGTGAGTTTTAACGAGAAGTTGCTCGAGCCTATTTATGGTGCGCTCATAGGATTATCGCTTGGACTCGCTACATATGGTTTAGGGAGATTAATTTACCACAAGACAGTAATTGGCGGAGCGGACATCAAGTTCTACATATCAATAGGCTTGGTTACAGGTATGCATGGAGTGATTGCGATATTCATTTTGATTTCTGTTTTCGCACTTATTCACATTATTTACCTGAGCATCACAAAGAAATTTGATGCTGATGAACATAGACCGATGCTCGTATATGCTCTTCCTGCTGTAACTCTATATGTATTGGTTTTATGGGATTATCTTCCACTTGTGCTACTATAGTGAAGCTAGCTAAAAAATAATATAGGGACCTTGTAGAAGAAGCTACGAAGTATAGTTTATGTAAATAGATAGAAAGGTAAATATGTCTGAGGGAAGCAAGAATATTCTTCTTAAAATTCAATATGACGGCACGAATTTTCACGGCTGGCAAAAGCAGGTTGATGTTAGGACTGTGCAAGGCGAAGTTGAACATGTGCTCCGCTTTATCGCAGGTTATGAAGTGCCTATAAATGGAACAAGCAGAACCGATACAGGTGTACATGCATTAGGTCAATGCTGTTCCTTCACATGGGACAATCCACTTCCAACTGATAAACTAGCAGATATCATGAACAGAAGATTCGGTGCAGGTGGTCTAGGGAGAAGTGGACTTCCTGGTGATATTAAGGTCATTTCGGCACATGAAGTTCCGGAGGATTTTCACGCCAGATTTTCTTGCCATGGTAAGACTTATAAGTATATTATCGATAGAAGTGGTGATATATTTGAACGTAATCATGTGTATCAATT
Coding sequences within it:
- a CDS encoding acetyl-CoA hydrolase/transferase family protein — encoded protein: MNYRELYNSKLKTPSEAAQVVKSGDWVDFGCYQGFPTLFDEALAARKAELEDVKVRALLITKPLQIAEQDPDAEHFTYNSWHMIGYERKLSDRGLCKFIPMVFRNLPDYYRRFLTVNVAVMGVTPMDEHGYFNMSMSNSHARAVFDVADIIILEVNEKLPFVHGLENTIHISEVDMVIEGEHEGLTEFPSIVAGPVEEQIAESIVDRMTNGACIQLGVGGMPDAIGKLIAESELKDLGIHTELLVNAYLDMHKAGKITNLNKHDIMRGKSVFSIAHGTKELFDWVSDNPSMCCAPINYVNDLSVIGEIDNFVSINSCIAVDLFGQISAESAGTRHISGTGGQLDFLTAGFKNPRAQSFIALPSTYTDKKGNLHSNIKPTFTGGDIITDPRSQAYTMVTEYGIENLAGASVWERAEKLINLAHPDFREELIESAKKVNVWRQSNKR
- a CDS encoding prepilin peptidase, whose translation is MIIKSVISVIIALLLGNGTVVWFNNMPVRWFQEEGENLPSSLIADIESERQRLPSTPWKLVFTVFFGASGVFLSIRESSQFMIAGMLLIFIVTMMAICDAKYRIIPDQLNVLLAVSAVGFVSFNEKLLEPIYGALIGLSLGLATYGLGRLIYHKTVIGGADIKFYISIGLVTGMHGVIAIFILISVFALIHIIYLSITKKFDADEHRPMLVYALPAVTLYVLVLWDYLPLVLL
- the truA gene encoding tRNA pseudouridine(38-40) synthase TruA; the encoded protein is MSEGSKNILLKIQYDGTNFHGWQKQVDVRTVQGEVEHVLRFIAGYEVPINGTSRTDTGVHALGQCCSFTWDNPLPTDKLADIMNRRFGAGGLGRSGLPGDIKVISAHEVPEDFHARFSCHGKTYKYIIDRSGDIFERNHVYQFGLELDHEAMRKAAKLAVGTHDFASFQTSGGIPRETTVRTITDITIIQEGDRTIIKVTGDGFLYNMVRILVGTLLEIGTGKREASDMEAIIASTDRSKAGFTAPPEGLYLEEIYFDDGFKCGGSTCTK